The proteins below come from a single Zhouia spongiae genomic window:
- a CDS encoding LytR/AlgR family response regulator transcription factor has protein sequence MDIKCLIIDDEALAISVIETHLEEFRNIEVAGVYNNPVDALPDLEKGGIDVIFLDINMPRMSGLEFLKTLPEYPQIILTTAYKEYALESYEFDILDYLVKPIPFSRFLKAINKLRAVLSEKREGVANDFKQDSHLFLKVDKKLVKIYLKDILYIESLKDYIKVTTNEGNYVSHKSISSITEELPEECFVRVHKSYTIAIDKVKLLEGNMIQIQNKRIPIGRNFATNAKQKILKDKGNLLND, from the coding sequence ATGGATATTAAGTGTCTGATAATAGACGACGAAGCCCTTGCAATCAGTGTCATAGAAACACATCTTGAAGAATTCAGGAATATTGAGGTAGCAGGTGTTTACAATAATCCTGTTGATGCACTTCCTGATCTTGAAAAAGGGGGTATAGATGTTATTTTCCTCGATATCAATATGCCGAGAATGAGTGGACTGGAGTTTTTAAAAACACTTCCTGAATACCCTCAGATAATACTCACTACGGCCTATAAGGAATATGCCCTGGAGAGTTATGAATTTGATATACTCGATTACCTGGTAAAACCGATCCCCTTCAGCCGTTTTTTAAAGGCCATAAATAAGCTGAGGGCTGTGCTGTCTGAAAAAAGAGAAGGAGTTGCCAATGATTTTAAACAAGACAGTCATTTGTTTCTTAAGGTCGATAAGAAACTGGTTAAAATATACCTGAAAGATATTCTGTATATCGAAAGTTTGAAAGATTACATAAAAGTTACTACAAATGAAGGAAATTATGTTTCCCATAAATCAATCAGCAGTATTACAGAAGAATTACCGGAGGAGTGTTTTGTAAGGGTGCATAAATCATATACGATTGCCATAGATAAAGTGAAACTTTTGGAAGGGAATATGATTCAGATTCAGAACAAAAGGATTCCCATAGGAAGAAATTTTGCTACGAACGCCAAGCAAAAAATATTAAAAGATAAAGGCAATCTGCTAAACGATTAA
- a CDS encoding HYC_CC_PP family protein, translated as MKEYFHKISSMIMALLVLLSTVSFAVSKHYCGDFLVDVAIMTQAETCGMQIQQNIYNEECSFQKTSCCTDQIKLVEGHDEVKTAANELDFQQQVFIASFVYAYVNLFEGLEDNIIPHKDYPPPLLIKDIHILDEVFLI; from the coding sequence ATGAAAGAATACTTCCATAAAATATCATCTATGATCATGGCGCTTTTGGTGCTCCTCTCAACGGTGTCTTTTGCCGTGAGCAAGCATTATTGTGGTGATTTTTTAGTGGATGTGGCGATAATGACACAGGCTGAAACTTGTGGGATGCAAATTCAGCAAAACATTTATAATGAGGAGTGTTCTTTTCAAAAAACCTCCTGTTGTACAGATCAAATTAAATTGGTTGAAGGGCATGATGAGGTAAAAACAGCTGCAAACGAGTTAGACTTTCAACAACAAGTTTTCATAGCCTCATTTGTTTATGCCTATGTTAACTTGTTTGAGGGGTTAGAGGATAATATAATTCCTCATAAAGATTACCCCCCACCTCTTTTGATCAAGGATATTCATATTCTTGATGAAGTCTTTTTGATTTGA
- a CDS encoding efflux RND transporter permease subunit — protein sequence MLNKSIKFLIENKLVAVLLLGLFVGWGIVHAPFDWKTGLLPREPVAVDAIPDIGENQQIVFTKWDGRSPQDIEDQITYPLTTSLLGIPGVKTIRSSSMFGFSSIYVIFEEDVEFYWSRSRILEKLNSLPAGLLPEGVSPSLGPDATGLGQIFWYTLEGRDENGNVTGGWDLHELRSVQDYYVKYALSSASGVSEVASIGGYVQEYQIDVDPELLKQYNIGLDAVVKAVKESNRDVGAQTIEINQVEYLVRGLGYVKSIEDIENAVVAVNNFVSIRVKDIAKVKLGPAPRRGILDKEGAEVAGGVVVARYGANPLEVINNVKEKISEISAGLPSKELADGRTSQLTIVPFYDRAELIQETLETLNEALTMEVLITVLVIIIMVFNLRASILISGLLPVAVLMVFITMKMFQVDANIVALSGIAIAIGTMVDVGVILSENIIRHLDEDGNKLPVNQVVFNATKEVSGAILTAVMTTIISFIPVFTMTGAEGKLFRPLAFTKTMALTASIIVALFLIPPFAAFIFRKNKTRKSITLIINITLVALGLFILILGYFLGVILMAFGISAWLKNQGKINKEQSNIGNIVISAFAIVYFLAEYWRPLGVDRSVFVNLIFVGVIAFGLLGIFTLFRKYYVGILKWALANKLMFLSIPTLIVVCGFLIMKNTGKEFMPALDEGSFLLMPTSLPHAGVEENKRVLQQLDMAVATIPEIETVVGKAGRVESALDPAPLSMYENVIIYKPEYIEDNEGGRVRFKVNEDGLFELKNGDVIASGNAVEATDLIKDEAGEFYRNWRKDIKSPDDIWNEIVAVTKLPGVTSAPKLQPIQTRLVMLQTGMRAPMGIKVKGQDLKQIEDFGLSLEPILKNVEGVKKEAVFADRIVGKPYLLLDIDRNKLIRYGISIERVQQIIEVAVGGKILSQTVEGRERYGVRVRYPRELRSSPEDLENIYVPVDNNAPVPLSELVTIKYEQGAQVIKSEDTFLVGYVLFDKLDKYAEVDVVEKAQQAIQDKIDSGELTVPKGINYQFTGTYENQIRAEKTLSLVVPLSLLVIFLILYFQFRSVSTSLMVFSGIAVAFAGGFLLIWFYGQDWFMNFSIFGTNLRELFQMHTINLSVAVWVGFIALFGIATDDGVVMATYLTQTFDRNKPVDVSQIRASVVEAGEKRIRPCLMTTATTMLALLPVLTSTGRGSDIMIPMAIPSFGGMLIALITLFVVPVLFSWKKEAALKFKNVES from the coding sequence ATGCTCAATAAAAGTATCAAATTTTTAATAGAAAATAAATTGGTAGCCGTACTGCTTCTGGGCCTTTTTGTAGGCTGGGGTATTGTACATGCACCTTTCGATTGGAAAACAGGACTATTGCCAAGAGAGCCCGTGGCAGTAGACGCAATTCCCGATATTGGAGAAAATCAACAGATCGTTTTTACCAAATGGGACGGTCGCTCTCCGCAAGATATAGAAGATCAGATAACCTATCCATTAACAACATCCCTGCTCGGAATACCAGGAGTGAAAACCATTCGTAGTTCCTCCATGTTTGGATTTTCGAGTATCTATGTGATCTTCGAAGAAGATGTGGAATTTTACTGGAGTCGTAGCCGGATTCTGGAAAAATTAAATTCACTGCCGGCCGGATTACTGCCCGAAGGGGTTTCTCCAAGCCTGGGGCCGGATGCAACAGGATTAGGCCAGATATTCTGGTATACTCTCGAAGGCAGAGATGAAAATGGAAACGTTACCGGGGGATGGGATCTCCACGAACTGCGGAGCGTGCAGGATTACTATGTTAAGTATGCCCTTTCATCAGCTAGTGGAGTTTCTGAAGTAGCTTCCATCGGAGGTTATGTCCAGGAATACCAAATAGACGTAGACCCGGAATTACTGAAACAATACAATATCGGATTGGATGCTGTGGTGAAAGCCGTAAAAGAATCCAACAGAGATGTGGGAGCTCAGACCATTGAGATCAATCAGGTAGAATACCTGGTACGTGGCCTAGGATATGTGAAATCTATAGAAGATATTGAAAACGCAGTAGTTGCAGTAAACAATTTCGTATCCATCCGCGTGAAAGATATCGCCAAAGTAAAATTAGGTCCGGCGCCAAGAAGAGGGATATTAGATAAAGAAGGAGCCGAAGTAGCCGGAGGTGTTGTGGTAGCAAGGTATGGAGCCAATCCGCTGGAAGTGATCAACAATGTAAAAGAAAAGATCAGTGAAATAAGTGCCGGATTGCCATCCAAAGAACTGGCTGACGGAAGAACTTCACAGTTAACGATAGTTCCTTTTTATGATAGGGCTGAATTGATTCAGGAAACTTTAGAAACGCTGAATGAAGCACTCACCATGGAGGTGCTTATTACCGTATTGGTGATTATCATTATGGTCTTTAACCTGAGAGCTTCCATCTTGATCTCCGGCTTATTACCGGTGGCTGTACTTATGGTGTTTATTACCATGAAAATGTTCCAGGTAGACGCAAATATTGTGGCCTTGTCGGGAATCGCCATCGCCATCGGAACCATGGTGGATGTCGGCGTAATCCTCTCCGAAAATATAATAAGGCACCTCGATGAAGATGGAAATAAACTCCCGGTCAATCAGGTGGTGTTCAATGCCACAAAAGAGGTGTCAGGAGCGATATTAACCGCAGTAATGACCACGATCATTAGCTTTATTCCGGTATTTACCATGACCGGCGCCGAAGGGAAGCTGTTCAGACCGCTCGCCTTTACCAAAACGATGGCGCTTACAGCTTCGATCATTGTAGCGTTATTTTTAATACCTCCTTTTGCAGCCTTTATTTTCAGGAAGAATAAAACAAGAAAAAGTATTACCCTGATTATCAATATTACCCTGGTAGCCCTCGGATTATTCATATTGATACTTGGATACTTCTTGGGAGTAATTCTAATGGCGTTCGGAATCTCAGCCTGGTTGAAAAACCAGGGGAAAATCAATAAAGAACAGTCAAACATTGGCAACATAGTAATCTCAGCATTTGCCATTGTGTACTTCTTAGCTGAATACTGGCGCCCGCTGGGAGTTGACAGAAGCGTTTTTGTCAACCTGATATTCGTCGGGGTTATAGCCTTCGGATTGTTAGGCATATTCACCCTTTTCAGGAAATATTACGTGGGCATACTAAAATGGGCCCTGGCCAATAAACTCATGTTTCTGTCTATCCCCACCCTTATCGTGGTTTGTGGTTTCCTGATCATGAAAAACACCGGGAAAGAGTTTATGCCTGCCCTCGATGAAGGTTCCTTTTTACTCATGCCAACCTCATTACCGCATGCAGGAGTGGAAGAAAACAAACGAGTACTGCAACAACTCGACATGGCTGTTGCTACGATACCTGAAATTGAAACAGTGGTAGGTAAAGCAGGTAGAGTAGAATCGGCCCTCGATCCGGCACCCCTTTCCATGTATGAAAATGTCATCATCTATAAACCCGAATATATAGAAGATAATGAAGGAGGAAGAGTACGTTTTAAAGTAAATGAAGACGGATTGTTTGAACTGAAGAATGGAGATGTTATAGCCTCCGGGAATGCAGTTGAAGCAACAGATTTAATTAAGGACGAAGCCGGTGAATTTTATAGAAATTGGCGAAAAGACATCAAGTCTCCGGATGATATCTGGAATGAAATTGTAGCCGTTACCAAATTACCGGGCGTAACTTCAGCACCTAAATTACAGCCAATTCAAACCCGGTTGGTAATGTTGCAAACCGGGATGCGGGCTCCTATGGGAATAAAAGTGAAAGGACAAGACCTGAAGCAAATTGAAGATTTTGGATTGTCCCTGGAACCCATTCTGAAAAATGTGGAAGGGGTGAAGAAAGAAGCCGTTTTTGCCGACCGTATTGTCGGCAAACCATACCTGCTTCTGGATATCGACCGCAATAAATTGATTCGCTATGGAATCTCCATTGAAAGGGTACAACAGATCATAGAGGTAGCCGTGGGAGGTAAAATACTGTCGCAAACAGTCGAAGGAAGAGAGCGCTACGGAGTGAGAGTGCGCTATCCAAGAGAATTGAGAAGTTCGCCGGAAGATCTCGAAAATATATATGTTCCTGTCGATAACAATGCGCCGGTACCTTTAAGTGAATTGGTGACCATAAAATACGAGCAGGGGGCACAAGTGATCAAAAGTGAAGACACCTTTTTAGTAGGCTATGTGCTGTTCGATAAATTAGACAAGTATGCTGAAGTTGATGTGGTCGAAAAAGCACAGCAGGCTATTCAGGATAAAATCGATAGCGGTGAGCTGACCGTGCCGAAAGGGATCAATTATCAGTTTACCGGCACTTATGAAAATCAGATCAGAGCCGAGAAAACTTTGTCCCTGGTGGTACCCTTGTCATTATTGGTGATTTTCCTGATCTTGTATTTCCAGTTCAGATCCGTATCTACTTCTTTAATGGTATTCTCCGGAATCGCCGTTGCCTTTGCCGGTGGCTTTTTACTTATTTGGTTCTATGGTCAGGATTGGTTTATGAACTTTAGCATTTTCGGAACCAACCTGAGAGAACTGTTTCAAATGCATACCATCAATCTCAGTGTAGCCGTCTGGGTCGGATTTATTGCATTGTTCGGGATCGCTACCGACGACGGGGTAGTAATGGCAACCTATTTAACACAAACCTTCGATAGAAATAAACCTGTAGATGTAAGTCAAATCAGGGCTTCTGTAGTAGAAGCAGGAGAAAAACGAATCCGGCCATGTTTAATGACGACGGCTACGACGATGCTTGCTTTACTGCCGGTATTAACATCAACAGGGCGGGGTAGCGACATTATGATACCAATGGCAATACCCAGCTTTGGAGGAATGCTGATAGCATTAATTACACTGTTTGTAGTTCCTGTGTTATTCAGTTGGAAGAAAGAAGCAGCATTGAAATTTAAAAATGTAGAATCATAA
- a CDS encoding TolC family protein: protein MKKRYDIKDCMSLAAMLFVVLIGRAQDLDAYIKIALENHPQLQAKQLTYESSLEAVTEVGSIPNTTIGGGYFVQEAETRVGPQRAKLSASQMFPWFGTLKAKKQASGALAESDRFELESTMRDITLKVKQAYYKLYEKKAFIEIIEENMNILKTYEELALNELENNRTTMVDVLKIRIQMNELENQKEVVNEELVSDLKGFNLLLNRSILEEVKIVDTLKVGRDVFSEENLIENPKLLKIEAMKEAAAQSELAVIKENGPSIGIGLDYVFVDERDMVMADNGKDIVMPMVNVSIPLFSKKFTSKRKQLQLQQEALANTRVDAENELKTLFVDNHAALNNAKRTISTQAENVHQAKQAEQVILSTYQTGTIDFDQVLEVQQLILKYQLSTIQALTAHHNSKAVLESLTK, encoded by the coding sequence ATGAAAAAAAGATATGATATCAAAGATTGTATGAGCCTTGCAGCTATGCTATTTGTTGTTCTGATAGGAAGAGCGCAGGATTTAGATGCTTATATAAAGATAGCTTTAGAGAATCATCCTCAATTACAGGCAAAGCAATTAACCTATGAAAGTAGTCTGGAAGCTGTAACCGAAGTCGGGAGTATTCCGAATACGACCATTGGAGGAGGATATTTTGTACAGGAAGCAGAAACCAGGGTAGGTCCCCAAAGAGCCAAATTATCAGCCTCCCAGATGTTTCCCTGGTTCGGGACTCTCAAAGCTAAAAAGCAGGCATCAGGAGCACTGGCAGAAAGTGATCGTTTCGAACTGGAAAGTACCATGAGAGATATCACCCTGAAAGTAAAACAAGCCTATTATAAGCTGTACGAGAAAAAGGCCTTTATAGAGATAATCGAAGAGAACATGAATATTTTAAAGACCTATGAAGAATTAGCACTCAATGAGCTTGAAAACAATCGGACGACCATGGTAGATGTATTAAAGATTCGAATTCAGATGAATGAGCTCGAAAATCAAAAAGAGGTAGTCAATGAAGAGTTGGTTTCAGATCTAAAAGGTTTTAACTTACTGCTGAATAGAAGTATTTTAGAAGAGGTGAAGATCGTGGATACCTTAAAGGTAGGCCGGGATGTATTTAGTGAAGAAAATCTTATTGAGAATCCTAAGCTGCTAAAAATAGAGGCGATGAAGGAAGCTGCGGCACAATCTGAACTGGCGGTTATTAAAGAAAATGGCCCCTCCATTGGTATAGGATTGGATTATGTGTTTGTTGATGAACGCGACATGGTGATGGCTGATAACGGAAAGGATATCGTAATGCCCATGGTAAATGTATCCATCCCATTGTTTTCAAAGAAATTTACATCTAAAAGGAAACAATTGCAGCTACAACAAGAAGCGCTGGCAAATACTAGAGTGGATGCTGAAAATGAATTGAAAACGCTGTTTGTAGATAACCACGCTGCATTAAATAATGCAAAACGTACCATCAGTACGCAAGCAGAAAATGTGCACCAGGCAAAACAAGCCGAACAGGTTATTTTGTCAACCTACCAAACCGGAACCATAGATTTTGATCAGGTATTGGAAGTGCAGCAACTTATTTTAAAATATCAATTATCAACCATACAGGCTCTTACTGCACATCACAATAGTAAGGCAGTCTTAGAGTCATTGACGAAATAA
- a CDS encoding efflux RND transporter periplasmic adaptor subunit, which produces MKKYIVFIGIFIAGLALGYIFFGNQSATVEGGHDHAGEQADQMWTCSMHPQIMQPEAGACPICGMDLIPADASADGLGANQFKMTSNAMALANIQTIVAGQAMEGESVRISGKIKESEKGKATQTAHYGGRIEKMYVNAIGEQVYKGQLIALIYSPELVTAQQELFTSAKLKTSQPKLYSAVKNKLKYWKFSEDQIESLLYSGKIIENIEVYADESGVITERIVQEGDHVIEGQGIYKLTDLSTIWAEFDIYESQIASFSEGQEIMVRTHAFPDKEFNAKIEFISPIMNQDTRTVTVRVVLNNKERILKPGMFVEGFVKSRQKKAEEAFIDIPKSAVLWTGKRSIVYVKTDKDQAVFEMREVTIGSAAGERYVIAKGLNMGDEVVVNGTFTVDAAAQLQGKKSMMNHEDSMTMDMTLTSGFQENFMPVMEGYLKLKDVLVTSNAGQAQNEAKNALGAMSGIKTTGLGKMEQQHVDTIRKMLETISGSDDLENQRSHFKILSENIIAMVANFQKLRETLYVQYCPMADSNKGAYWLSKEAEILNPYYGEAMLSCGEVTKTIQ; this is translated from the coding sequence ATGAAAAAATATATTGTATTTATAGGAATCTTTATAGCAGGATTGGCACTTGGTTATATCTTTTTTGGTAATCAGTCAGCCACTGTGGAAGGCGGACATGATCACGCCGGTGAACAAGCAGATCAGATGTGGACCTGTTCGATGCACCCCCAAATAATGCAACCCGAGGCGGGTGCCTGTCCGATCTGTGGCATGGACCTGATCCCTGCCGATGCATCGGCAGACGGGTTGGGAGCGAATCAGTTTAAAATGACAAGCAATGCCATGGCACTTGCTAATATTCAAACCATTGTTGCAGGTCAGGCTATGGAAGGTGAAAGCGTTCGTATATCAGGGAAAATTAAAGAGAGCGAAAAAGGAAAAGCTACCCAAACTGCACACTACGGTGGACGGATTGAAAAAATGTATGTGAACGCCATCGGAGAACAAGTTTATAAAGGGCAATTAATAGCTTTGATCTATTCGCCGGAATTGGTAACTGCCCAACAAGAATTGTTTACATCAGCCAAGCTTAAAACATCTCAACCAAAATTGTATTCAGCCGTTAAAAACAAACTTAAGTACTGGAAGTTCAGCGAAGATCAGATTGAGAGTCTTTTATATTCCGGGAAAATTATTGAAAACATTGAGGTCTATGCAGATGAAAGTGGGGTGATTACTGAAAGAATTGTACAAGAAGGAGATCATGTTATCGAAGGACAAGGAATTTATAAACTCACTGACCTAAGTACAATTTGGGCAGAGTTTGATATTTATGAAAGTCAAATAGCTTCCTTTAGTGAAGGACAGGAAATCATGGTAAGAACCCATGCATTCCCCGATAAAGAGTTCAATGCTAAGATTGAGTTTATTTCTCCCATTATGAATCAGGATACCAGAACGGTTACCGTTAGAGTGGTTCTTAATAATAAAGAAAGGATTTTAAAGCCGGGAATGTTTGTCGAAGGATTTGTGAAATCAAGGCAGAAGAAAGCAGAAGAGGCCTTTATTGACATCCCTAAATCCGCTGTTTTATGGACAGGGAAACGATCGATTGTTTATGTAAAAACAGATAAAGACCAGGCTGTTTTTGAAATGCGAGAGGTAACCATCGGTAGTGCTGCTGGTGAACGGTATGTTATTGCCAAAGGACTGAATATGGGAGACGAAGTGGTAGTGAACGGAACTTTTACTGTCGATGCAGCAGCACAGCTTCAGGGAAAGAAATCAATGATGAACCACGAAGACAGTATGACCATGGATATGACTCTGACTTCCGGTTTTCAAGAAAACTTCATGCCTGTAATGGAAGGATACCTGAAATTGAAAGATGTATTGGTAACATCAAATGCCGGTCAGGCACAGAATGAAGCAAAAAATGCACTTGGTGCGATGTCCGGGATCAAAACAACCGGCCTGGGTAAAATGGAACAGCAACATGTGGATACCATCCGTAAAATGCTGGAAACCATATCAGGCAGTGATGATCTCGAAAACCAACGAAGCCATTTTAAGATCCTTTCTGAAAACATAATCGCTATGGTTGCGAACTTTCAGAAACTCCGGGAAACCCTATACGTTCAGTATTGCCCGATGGCCGATAGTAATAAAGGAGCATACTGGTTAAGTAAGGAGGCTGAAATTTTAAACCCTTATTATGGCGAAGCCATGCTAAGTTGTGGGGAAGTAACTAAAACAATTCAATAA
- a CDS encoding heavy-metal-associated domain-containing protein: MKRIIMSVAVVAAIAFTACKSEKKADNATAGTEQAQSDAGEMAMADASFGVRGNCGMCKKTIETAALGVEGVEKASWDKDKKKIAVSFDDSKTDINAIHNAIAASGYDTEKVSGSEEAYKELPGCCQYDHTMEMNQSGEVKADDHN, from the coding sequence ATGAAACGTATAATTATGAGTGTGGCAGTAGTAGCCGCAATCGCTTTTACAGCATGTAAAAGTGAGAAAAAAGCAGACAATGCTACAGCAGGAACGGAGCAGGCACAGAGTGATGCCGGAGAAATGGCTATGGCAGATGCTTCTTTCGGTGTAAGAGGGAACTGTGGGATGTGTAAAAAAACGATCGAAACAGCAGCACTTGGTGTGGAAGGAGTAGAAAAAGCCAGCTGGGATAAGGATAAAAAGAAGATAGCCGTGAGTTTCGATGACTCTAAAACAGATATCAATGCCATCCATAACGCAATTGCGGCTTCTGGATACGATACTGAAAAAGTAAGCGGGAGTGAAGAAGCCTACAAGGAATTACCCGGGTGCTGCCAGTATGACCATACCATGGAAATGAATCAGTCTGGCGAAGTAAAAGCAGACGATCACAATTAA
- a CDS encoding ferritin encodes MLSDKIESLLNLQIRREAESAQIYLAMACWAEVKGLEGVAQFMYKQSDEERMHMLKLIKFVNERGGHAKISELNAPNITFNSFQEMFKELYDHEVFVTNSINELVHETLQEKDYTTHNFLQWYVAEQIEEEAVARTILDKINIIGDDKSGLYLFDRDIQQLSVTSSASISPQ; translated from the coding sequence ATGTTGTCAGATAAAATTGAATCTTTATTAAATCTACAGATAAGAAGAGAAGCAGAATCAGCTCAAATATATCTTGCTATGGCATGTTGGGCCGAAGTAAAAGGCTTGGAAGGGGTAGCACAATTCATGTACAAGCAATCTGACGAAGAACGCATGCATATGTTAAAGCTGATCAAATTTGTGAACGAACGCGGAGGCCATGCCAAAATATCGGAACTAAACGCTCCCAATATAACCTTTAACTCTTTTCAGGAAATGTTTAAAGAATTGTATGACCATGAGGTTTTTGTAACCAATAGCATTAATGAGCTGGTTCATGAAACACTCCAGGAAAAAGATTATACTACACATAATTTCCTTCAATGGTACGTTGCAGAGCAAATTGAAGAAGAGGCTGTAGCACGAACCATCCTTGATAAGATAAACATCATCGGTGATGACAAGAGCGGTTTGTATCTCTTTGACCGGGACATTCAACAACTTTCTGTAACGAGTTCAGCATCAATATCTCCACAATAA
- a CDS encoding phosphatase PAP2 family protein yields the protein MQTHIDWHRKFTFKESPIIFFLITCLLSSVNSFSQEADKDEKTTWQHFKYDMGNVFGGMGYAYSRPFHWDKNNWLTFGGVATGTALLYTIDGDAKTFFEDQKENIPQFIQDYGWYYGSPQNNYMITGVVYLTGLFTKNEKLRRTGVLLISSASAAGLLQQVSKYTFGRARPRSGDPKNTFYPFTGDADYHSFPSGHTILAFTNAYAIAKQFKSPWVKAGIYTLGIIPGASRLWDGAHWLSDVGLSVAISIFTVEAIDKYLDSKYDEKYNSKQKKTDWSLSFGPGTVGVIVHF from the coding sequence ATGCAAACACATATAGACTGGCACAGGAAATTTACTTTTAAAGAAAGTCCTATTATTTTCTTTCTGATAACATGCCTGTTAAGCTCTGTTAATAGTTTTTCCCAGGAAGCAGATAAGGATGAAAAAACTACATGGCAGCATTTTAAATACGATATGGGCAATGTATTCGGAGGGATGGGCTATGCTTATAGCCGGCCATTTCACTGGGACAAGAACAACTGGCTGACTTTTGGCGGGGTGGCTACGGGGACTGCTCTTCTGTACACTATTGATGGAGATGCCAAAACATTCTTTGAAGATCAAAAAGAAAATATCCCTCAGTTCATTCAGGACTATGGTTGGTATTACGGAAGTCCGCAAAACAACTATATGATCACAGGAGTCGTTTATCTTACCGGCTTGTTTACCAAAAATGAAAAGTTAAGACGTACCGGGGTTCTGCTTATTTCGTCTGCCTCAGCGGCAGGCTTACTACAACAAGTAAGCAAATACACTTTTGGGAGGGCTCGCCCCCGATCCGGAGATCCAAAAAACACTTTTTATCCTTTTACAGGCGATGCGGATTATCATTCATTTCCATCCGGGCATACAATTTTAGCATTTACAAACGCATACGCAATTGCCAAACAATTTAAAAGCCCCTGGGTAAAAGCCGGAATCTATACTTTAGGTATCATACCCGGTGCCTCAAGATTATGGGACGGCGCTCACTGGCTCAGCGACGTGGGTTTGAGTGTCGCTATAAGCATCTTTACTGTTGAAGCCATTGATAAATACCTCGATTCCAAATACGACGAAAAATATAACTCAAAGCAAAAAAAGACAGATTGGAGCCTGAGTTTCGGGCCTGGTACCGTTGGGGTTATTGTTCATTTTTAA
- a CDS encoding histone deacetylase family protein, translating to MLKIAYHPIYKHPLPDGHRFPMIKYELLPQQLTHEGTCNQENFFTPDFPDDKHVLSVHDDVYFKHLKDLTLKPREIRKTGFPLSKELVDREVIIADGTIKGCEYALTYGIAMNIAGGTHHAYTSHGEAFCLLNDQAIGARYLQHNQLAKKILMIDLDVHQGNGTAEIFQKDDSVFTFSMHGKNNYPFKKEKSDLDIELHDDMNDKEYLTILDNVLPKLIDKEKPDFIFYLCGVDILKTDKLGKLGLTIEGCKKRDDYVLSLLHNLSIPVQCSMGGGYSPDIKSIVEAHANTYRLAQEIYF from the coding sequence ATGCTCAAAATAGCGTATCATCCAATTTATAAACACCCATTGCCTGATGGGCATCGTTTTCCGATGATAAAATACGAATTGCTCCCTCAGCAACTCACACATGAAGGCACATGCAATCAAGAGAACTTTTTCACTCCTGATTTTCCTGATGATAAACACGTCCTGAGCGTGCATGATGATGTTTATTTTAAGCATTTAAAAGACTTAACGCTAAAGCCAAGGGAAATCAGGAAAACCGGCTTTCCTCTTTCAAAAGAACTGGTAGATCGGGAGGTTATCATTGCAGACGGGACCATCAAAGGTTGCGAATATGCCCTTACATACGGAATAGCCATGAATATTGCGGGTGGCACCCATCATGCCTATACTTCTCATGGAGAAGCTTTCTGTTTGCTAAACGACCAGGCCATCGGTGCCCGATATCTCCAACACAACCAACTGGCTAAAAAGATCTTAATGATTGACCTTGACGTCCACCAGGGAAACGGTACGGCAGAGATCTTTCAGAAAGATGATTCTGTTTTCACTTTTTCGATGCACGGCAAAAACAATTATCCTTTTAAAAAGGAAAAAAGTGATTTGGATATCGAACTGCACGACGACATGAACGATAAAGAATATCTTACTATTTTAGATAATGTCCTCCCTAAATTAATCGACAAAGAAAAACCGGATTTTATATTTTATTTATGTGGTGTAGATATCTTAAAGACGGATAAGTTAGGAAAACTCGGACTAACCATAGAGGGATGTAAAAAACGTGATGATTATGTATTATCTTTATTACATAATTTATCAATCCCTGTGCAATGCAGCATGGGTGGTGGTTATTCTCCCGATATTAAATCAATTGTAGAAGCACATGCAAACACATATAGACTGGCACAGGAAATTTACTTTTAA